The following are from one region of the Mycolicibacterium diernhoferi genome:
- a CDS encoding ABC transporter substrate-binding protein: protein MKRSMVGLATAALLTGLAACTPAEKRESDDADARTATSAADFGGMEGLIEAAQAEGELNVIALPPDWANYGEIIERFSQKYAIKVNSAQPGASSQEEIDAAVQQKGRSTAPDVFDLGQSVALANTEMFAPYKVEHFAEISDAFKHPDGLWVNDYGGYMSIGYDSAKVPTIAGVDDLLKPEFAGAIALNGDPRQAGSAFSGVMMASIAQGGSPDDIGPGVEFFSRLAAAGNLLAVNPTPATIASGQTPVVIDWDYLNVEQSKKVPGWKVIIPHNAAVAGYYFQAINADAPHPAAARLWQEFLYSDEGQNLYLSGGARPVRADSMVTRGSIDRVVYGGLPPVDGAATFVSVDQNEAATKYLEANWPPAVG, encoded by the coding sequence ATGAAGCGATCGATGGTGGGCCTGGCCACCGCTGCCCTGCTCACCGGCCTGGCGGCCTGCACCCCCGCCGAGAAGCGGGAGTCCGACGACGCCGATGCGCGCACCGCGACCTCGGCCGCCGACTTCGGTGGCATGGAGGGACTGATCGAAGCGGCCCAGGCCGAGGGCGAACTCAACGTCATCGCGCTGCCGCCGGACTGGGCGAACTACGGCGAGATCATCGAGCGGTTCAGCCAGAAGTACGCCATCAAGGTCAACTCGGCGCAGCCGGGAGCGAGCAGTCAGGAGGAGATCGACGCCGCGGTGCAGCAGAAGGGCCGCAGCACCGCGCCGGACGTCTTCGACCTGGGACAGTCGGTGGCGCTGGCCAACACCGAGATGTTCGCCCCCTACAAGGTCGAGCACTTCGCCGAGATCTCGGACGCCTTCAAGCATCCGGACGGACTGTGGGTCAACGACTACGGCGGATACATGTCGATCGGCTACGACTCGGCCAAGGTGCCGACCATCGCCGGTGTCGACGACCTGCTCAAGCCCGAGTTCGCCGGCGCGATCGCACTCAACGGTGACCCGCGGCAGGCCGGTTCGGCCTTCTCCGGGGTGATGATGGCATCCATCGCCCAGGGCGGGTCGCCCGATGACATCGGCCCCGGGGTGGAGTTCTTCTCACGACTCGCCGCGGCGGGCAACCTGCTGGCGGTCAACCCCACTCCGGCCACCATCGCCTCCGGCCAGACCCCGGTGGTCATCGACTGGGACTACCTGAATGTGGAGCAGTCCAAGAAGGTCCCGGGCTGGAAGGTCATCATCCCGCACAATGCCGCGGTCGCCGGGTACTACTTCCAGGCGATCAACGCCGACGCCCCGCACCCGGCCGCGGCCCGGCTCTGGCAGGAATTCCTGTACAGCGACGAAGGGCAGAACCTGTACCTCAGTGGTGGCGCCCGGCCGGTGCGGGCCGACTCGATGGTCACCAGGGGCAGCATCGACCGGGTCGTCTACGGCGGACTGCCCCCGGTGGACGGGGCGGCGACGTTCGTCTCGGTGGACCAGAACGAGGCCGCGACGAAGTACCTGGAGGCCAACTGGCCCCCGGCGGTCGGCTGA
- a CDS encoding TIGR03668 family PPOX class F420-dependent oxidoreductase: protein MSEGVDPLELFAGAPVAVLATCSIDAVPHLVPVVFAVEGDTVYTAVDAKRKSTQKLRRLANIGANPRVSLLVDHYSEDWDRLWWVRADGLATVHHDGEQMAIGYGVLRAKYPQYQRTALDGPVVAIAVGHWASWRA from the coding sequence GTGTCCGAAGGTGTCGACCCACTCGAACTGTTCGCCGGCGCCCCGGTCGCCGTGCTGGCCACATGCTCGATCGACGCGGTTCCGCACCTGGTGCCGGTCGTTTTTGCGGTCGAGGGGGACACCGTCTACACCGCCGTCGACGCGAAACGTAAATCCACTCAGAAGCTGCGCCGACTGGCCAATATCGGAGCGAATCCGCGGGTCAGCCTGCTGGTGGATCACTACAGCGAGGACTGGGACCGGCTGTGGTGGGTGCGCGCAGACGGGCTGGCCACCGTGCACCACGACGGTGAGCAGATGGCCATCGGGTACGGCGTGCTGCGGGCCAAGTACCCCCAGTACCAGCGCACCGCGCTGGACGGCCCGGTGGTGGCGATCGCAGTCGGGCACTGGGCGTCCTGGCGAGCATGA
- the car gene encoding carboxylic acid reductase, protein MFPETNSPETQSPETVDDRPQRRLAHLYATDPEFAAAAPSAEVNAAAGAPGLRLADIVRTVLDGYADRPALGARAVEFVTDESGHTVAALQPRFDTITYGELAQRVRALADAWRGAPVHPGDRVAILGFTSVDYAVVDIALTQLEAVSVPLQTSASAAALAPIITETEPVLIASGIDYLADAVELALGSGATRLAVFDYHPEVDAQRAAYQAAAARLDGRITVETLGEVLARGASGAATAVPAEPDPLSLLIYTSGSTGAPKGAMYPQSKVADIWRPAANSHWDDSQGLVPSIVLSFMPMSHVMGRGVLYGALASGGTVNFAARADLSTFLEDLALTRPTQLNFVPRIWDMLFNEYQSRIAHGGNEADVLEDMRANLLGGRYVSAVTGSAPIAPELRAWVETLLEMHLLEGYGSTEAGAVFIDGRIARPPVLEYKLVDVPELGYRRTDVPHPRGELLVKSEQMFPGYYRRPDVTAQVFDEDGFYRTGDIVAELGPDLVAYVDRRNNVLKLSQGEFVTVSKLEAVFTTAPLVHQIYLYGNSARPYLLAVVVPTDPAATKQDIAAALQEAARTANLQSYELPRDFLIETTPFSLENGLLTGIRKLAWPKLKERYGAELEQLYTDLADGQAQELQALRAAGATAPVLDTVGRAAVALLGAASADVAPDTHFTDLGGDSLSALTFGNLLADIFDVEVPVSVIVSPASDLRAIAEHIETQRAGGTGRPTFASIHGAGATEVHAADLTLDKFIDPATLAAAPSLPKAGSEIRTVLLTGATGFLGRYLALEWLERMSLVGGKVICLVRARSDAEARARLDATFETGDPKLVAHYRDLAAGHLEVIAGDKGEANLGLDHAVWQRLADTVDLIVDPAALVNHVLPYSELFGPNALGTAELIRIALTGKIKPFVYVSTIGVGAGIEAGRFVEDADIRDISATRVIDDSYANGYGTSKWAGEVLLREAHDLAGLPVSVFRCDMILADTSYAGQLNVADMFTRMMFSLVAAGIAPRSFNQLDAEGNPQRSHYDGLPVEFIAEAISTLGTRAALEDRSFETYHVMNPYDDGIGMDTFVDWLVEAGYRIERVADYGEWLARFETALRALPDRQRQASLLPLLHNYAAPGVPVNGAMAPTDVFRAAVQDAKIGPDKDIPHVSREVIVKYVTDLELLGLL, encoded by the coding sequence GTGTTCCCCGAAACAAACTCCCCAGAAACCCAATCCCCGGAAACCGTCGACGACCGCCCGCAGCGGCGCCTGGCCCACCTGTACGCCACCGATCCGGAGTTCGCGGCCGCCGCGCCGAGCGCGGAGGTGAACGCCGCCGCCGGCGCGCCCGGTCTGCGTCTCGCCGACATCGTGCGCACCGTGCTCGACGGCTACGCCGACCGGCCCGCGCTGGGCGCCCGCGCGGTCGAGTTCGTCACCGACGAATCCGGCCACACCGTCGCCGCGCTGCAACCACGGTTCGACACGATCACCTACGGCGAGTTGGCCCAGCGGGTGCGGGCCTTGGCCGACGCCTGGCGCGGCGCCCCCGTGCACCCCGGTGACCGGGTCGCCATCCTCGGCTTCACCAGCGTGGACTATGCCGTCGTCGACATCGCCCTGACCCAGCTCGAGGCGGTGTCGGTGCCGCTGCAGACCAGCGCGTCGGCGGCCGCGCTCGCCCCGATCATCACCGAGACCGAACCCGTCCTGATCGCCTCGGGCATCGACTACCTCGCCGACGCGGTGGAACTGGCGCTCGGCTCGGGAGCGACTCGGCTCGCGGTGTTCGACTATCACCCCGAGGTCGATGCGCAGCGTGCCGCCTACCAGGCCGCCGCCGCCCGATTGGACGGCCGGATCACCGTGGAGACGCTCGGCGAGGTGCTGGCTCGGGGTGCCTCCGGTGCCGCCACCGCGGTGCCGGCCGAACCGGATCCGCTCTCGCTGCTGATCTACACCTCCGGCAGCACCGGGGCACCCAAGGGCGCGATGTACCCGCAGAGCAAGGTCGCCGACATCTGGCGGCCCGCGGCCAACTCGCACTGGGATGACAGCCAGGGGCTGGTGCCCTCCATCGTGCTGAGCTTCATGCCGATGAGCCACGTCATGGGCCGCGGCGTCCTCTACGGCGCGCTGGCCAGCGGTGGCACCGTGAACTTCGCGGCGCGCGCCGACCTCTCGACGTTCCTGGAGGACCTGGCCCTGACCCGGCCCACCCAGTTGAACTTCGTGCCGCGCATCTGGGACATGCTGTTCAACGAGTACCAGAGCCGGATTGCCCACGGCGGCAACGAAGCCGATGTGCTCGAGGACATGCGGGCCAACCTGCTCGGCGGCCGGTACGTCAGTGCGGTGACCGGGTCCGCGCCGATCGCGCCGGAGCTGCGGGCCTGGGTGGAGACGCTGCTGGAGATGCACCTGCTCGAGGGGTACGGCTCGACCGAGGCCGGTGCGGTGTTCATCGACGGTCGGATCGCCCGGCCGCCGGTGCTGGAGTACAAGCTCGTCGACGTGCCGGAGCTGGGCTACCGGCGCACCGATGTGCCGCATCCGCGCGGGGAACTGCTGGTCAAGTCCGAGCAGATGTTCCCCGGGTACTACCGGCGTCCCGACGTCACCGCGCAGGTCTTCGACGAGGACGGTTTCTACCGGACCGGTGACATCGTGGCCGAACTCGGACCCGATCTCGTCGCCTACGTCGACCGGCGCAACAACGTGCTGAAGCTGTCGCAGGGCGAGTTCGTCACCGTGTCCAAGCTGGAGGCGGTGTTCACCACGGCACCGCTGGTGCACCAGATCTACCTGTACGGCAACAGTGCCCGGCCCTACCTGCTGGCGGTGGTGGTGCCCACCGATCCGGCGGCGACCAAACAGGACATCGCCGCCGCCCTGCAGGAGGCCGCGCGAACCGCGAACCTGCAGTCCTACGAACTGCCCCGGGACTTCCTCATCGAGACCACCCCGTTCTCCCTGGAGAACGGCCTGCTGACCGGCATCCGGAAGTTGGCCTGGCCCAAGCTGAAAGAACGCTACGGCGCCGAACTCGAACAGCTCTACACCGACCTTGCCGACGGCCAGGCTCAGGAACTGCAGGCGTTGCGGGCCGCCGGGGCCACCGCGCCGGTGCTGGACACCGTCGGCCGCGCCGCCGTCGCCCTGCTGGGCGCGGCCAGCGCCGACGTCGCACCCGACACACACTTCACCGACCTCGGCGGAGATTCGCTGTCGGCGTTGACATTCGGGAACCTGCTCGCCGACATCTTCGATGTCGAGGTGCCGGTTTCGGTGATCGTGAGCCCGGCATCGGATCTGCGGGCCATCGCCGAGCACATCGAGACCCAGCGCGCCGGCGGTACCGGACGGCCGACATTCGCATCGATTCACGGGGCGGGGGCCACCGAGGTGCACGCGGCCGACCTCACCCTGGACAAGTTCATCGACCCCGCGACTCTTGCTGCCGCACCGTCGCTTCCGAAGGCCGGGAGCGAGATCCGCACCGTGCTGCTGACCGGTGCGACCGGTTTCCTCGGGCGCTACCTTGCGCTGGAATGGCTGGAGCGGATGAGTCTGGTGGGCGGCAAGGTGATCTGCCTGGTCCGTGCCCGCAGCGATGCCGAGGCCCGCGCCCGGCTGGACGCGACGTTCGAGACCGGCGACCCGAAACTGGTGGCGCACTACCGCGACCTCGCCGCCGGCCACCTGGAGGTGATCGCCGGGGACAAGGGCGAGGCGAATCTCGGTCTGGACCACGCGGTCTGGCAGCGGCTGGCCGACACGGTGGATCTCATCGTGGACCCGGCGGCACTGGTGAACCACGTCCTGCCCTACAGCGAACTGTTCGGGCCCAACGCACTGGGCACCGCCGAGCTGATCCGGATCGCGCTGACCGGCAAGATCAAGCCGTTCGTGTACGTCTCGACGATCGGTGTCGGCGCGGGGATCGAAGCCGGCCGATTCGTCGAGGACGCCGACATCCGGGACATCTCGGCCACCAGGGTCATCGACGACAGCTACGCCAACGGGTACGGCACCAGCAAGTGGGCCGGAGAGGTGCTGTTGCGGGAGGCACACGATCTGGCCGGGCTGCCGGTCTCGGTGTTCCGGTGCGACATGATCCTGGCCGACACCAGCTACGCCGGACAGCTGAACGTGGCGGACATGTTCACCCGGATGATGTTCAGCCTGGTCGCCGCCGGCATCGCGCCGCGCTCGTTCAATCAGCTTGATGCCGAGGGCAATCCGCAGCGCAGCCACTATGACGGGCTGCCGGTGGAGTTCATCGCCGAGGCCATCTCGACGCTGGGCACCCGGGCGGCGCTCGAGGACCGCAGTTTCGAGACCTATCACGTGATGAACCCGTACGACGACGGCATCGGGATGGACACCTTCGTGGACTGGCTGGTCGAGGCCGGTTACCGGATCGAGCGGGTCGCCGACTACGGCGAGTGGCTGGCCCGGTTCGAGACCGCGCTGCGCGCCCTGCCGGACCGTCAACGGCAGGCGTCACTGCTGCCGTTGCTGCACAACTACGCCGCTCCCGGCGTCCCGGTGAACGGGGCGATGGCACCCACCGACGTGTTCCGTGCGGCGGTGCAGGACGCGAAGATCGGACCGGACAAGGACATACCGCATGTGAGCCGCGAGGTGATCGTCAAGTACGTCACCGATCTGGAGCTGCTGGGGTTGCTCTAG
- a CDS encoding DMT family transporter, with the protein MIDQLLVVVFALCAAIFMAIGIVVRQRATLDVPEEHGISVVMVATLLRRPLWWAGTAAAVAGFVFQALALDNGSLIVVQPLLVSALLFALPLSARLAHRRVSGGAWLWAVLLTVSLAIFVLLAHPRVTERVAPVRTIVAVVAVCSVVVIGCVLLAVRRSGWQRAVPLAVAVGLMFGLVAVLTKILMQELDKNPAAQVLATPLPYALVLLGVLATLLQQSAFHAGSLQTSVPTMLVVEPIAAVLLGVFILGETLTANGWEAVVLTAAVVAMTAATIALGRDEGAYEEELEAQARTP; encoded by the coding sequence GTGATCGACCAGCTCCTCGTTGTCGTGTTCGCCCTGTGCGCAGCCATTTTCATGGCCATCGGCATCGTGGTGCGCCAACGGGCGACGCTGGATGTGCCGGAGGAACACGGCATCAGCGTCGTCATGGTGGCGACCCTGCTGCGCCGTCCGCTCTGGTGGGCGGGCACCGCGGCCGCGGTCGCCGGCTTCGTCTTCCAGGCGCTGGCCCTGGACAACGGATCGCTGATCGTCGTGCAGCCGCTGCTGGTGTCGGCGCTGCTGTTCGCCCTCCCGCTCAGTGCCCGGCTCGCGCACCGGCGGGTCTCCGGTGGGGCGTGGTTGTGGGCGGTGTTGCTGACCGTCTCGCTGGCGATCTTCGTGTTGCTTGCGCACCCCCGGGTCACCGAGCGGGTCGCGCCGGTACGCACCATCGTGGCGGTGGTGGCGGTGTGCTCGGTGGTGGTGATCGGATGCGTGCTGCTCGCGGTGCGCCGCTCCGGCTGGCAACGCGCGGTGCCGCTGGCCGTCGCGGTGGGGCTGATGTTCGGTCTGGTCGCGGTGCTGACCAAGATCCTGATGCAGGAACTGGACAAGAACCCGGCCGCCCAGGTGCTGGCGACCCCGCTGCCCTACGCGCTGGTGCTGCTCGGCGTGCTGGCCACCCTGCTGCAGCAATCGGCGTTCCATGCCGGGTCGCTGCAGACCTCGGTGCCGACCATGTTGGTCGTCGAACCGATCGCCGCCGTGCTGCTCGGTGTCTTCATCCTGGGCGAGACGCTGACGGCGAACGGGTGGGAGGCGGTCGTGCTGACCGCCGCGGTGGTGGCCATGACGGCCGCCACCATCGCCCTCGGGCGTGATGAGGGCGCCTACGAGGAAGAGCTCGAAGCGCAAGCGCGTACCCCCTGA
- a CDS encoding phosphotransferase, with protein sequence MTAALDREIPGAVVDTVTVAMRDDGTNRRARLALTYSAGRGPETVFVKAVDPDHKALIKMTSGLLHEPRLFTSDVALPLEHPLVYAAPIDEADEDFLLVMEDLTARDADPRDATRPLSVEQAANGVRGLARLHGEFWGHRVARPGLEWLEPFVAWDGMQWAPLPAALERLGDDAPPSVQALGIEHLVEGIWKPFIATLTAPGAPQTLLHGDPHIGNTYLLPDGDVGFLDWQVARHGHFALDLGYFLQGALTTEDRRAAERDLLGEYRDALGLPPEELPSAEEIWLRYRASVAHGLMTWLATASAGELWQRPDIALALAQRYSAAYEDLQTAQALEVLSP encoded by the coding sequence ATGACCGCCGCGCTGGACCGGGAGATCCCCGGCGCGGTGGTGGACACGGTGACGGTCGCCATGCGCGATGACGGCACCAACCGGCGGGCCCGGCTGGCGTTGACCTACTCGGCGGGCCGCGGTCCCGAGACGGTGTTCGTCAAGGCCGTCGACCCCGATCACAAGGCCCTGATCAAGATGACCAGCGGTCTGCTGCACGAACCTCGGCTGTTCACCTCCGATGTGGCGCTGCCGCTGGAACATCCGCTGGTGTACGCGGCCCCGATCGACGAGGCCGACGAAGATTTCCTGCTGGTGATGGAGGATCTCACCGCACGGGACGCGGACCCGCGAGACGCCACCCGGCCGTTGTCCGTCGAGCAGGCGGCCAACGGAGTGCGCGGGCTGGCCCGGTTGCACGGCGAGTTCTGGGGGCACCGGGTGGCCCGACCCGGCCTGGAATGGCTGGAGCCGTTCGTGGCCTGGGACGGTATGCAGTGGGCCCCGTTGCCCGCCGCGCTGGAACGCCTCGGTGACGATGCGCCGCCGTCGGTGCAGGCGCTGGGCATCGAGCACCTGGTCGAAGGCATCTGGAAACCGTTCATCGCGACGCTGACCGCCCCGGGTGCGCCGCAGACCCTGCTGCACGGGGATCCGCACATCGGCAACACCTACCTGCTCCCGGACGGCGATGTGGGCTTCCTGGACTGGCAGGTCGCCCGGCACGGGCACTTCGCACTGGACCTGGGCTACTTCCTGCAGGGTGCGCTGACCACCGAGGACCGCCGGGCAGCCGAGCGCGACCTGCTGGGGGAGTACCGGGACGCGTTGGGGCTGCCTCCCGAGGAATTGCCGTCGGCCGAGGAGATCTGGCTGCGTTACCGCGCCTCGGTGGCGCACGGTCTGATGACCTGGCTGGCCACCGCCAGCGCCGGCGAGTTGTGGCAGCGCCCGGACATCGCGCTGGCCCTCGCGCAGCGCTACAGCGCGGCCTACGAGGACCTGCAGACCGCGCAGGCGCTGGAGGTGCTGAGCCCCTAA
- a CDS encoding cytochrome P450 yields MTVDASPEQTDGTAVGDVYFDPYNVEINADPYPAFARLREEAPLYYNEEFDFYALSRFSDVNKALIDHETFSSARGAIIELIKANIEIPSGALIFEDPPIHTAHRKLLSRMFTPRKINALEPKIREFCARALDPLVGSGRFDVIGDFGAVMPMQVISALLGIPEEDQEKIRDHANAQMRTEAGKPMKAAEEGLVDGSIFEAYIDWRKDNPSDDIMTDLLNVEFTDEHGVTRKLTREELLIYINVVAGAGNETTTRLIGWAAKVLAEHPDQRRQLVGNPGLIPQAVEELLRFEPPAPHVARYVTRDVEYYGQTVPEGSVMMMLIGAAVRDSRQFPPDGEVFDIHREQRQHLAFSVGTHFCLGSALARLEGRIALEELLKRFPEWDTDLDNAVLSPTSTVRGWESMPLIVS; encoded by the coding sequence GTGACGGTCGACGCAAGCCCAGAACAGACTGACGGCACCGCCGTCGGCGACGTCTATTTCGACCCGTACAACGTCGAGATCAACGCCGACCCGTATCCGGCGTTCGCTCGGCTGCGGGAGGAGGCGCCGCTCTACTACAACGAGGAATTCGACTTCTACGCCCTGAGCCGGTTCTCCGACGTCAACAAGGCGCTCATCGACCACGAGACCTTCAGTTCGGCCCGCGGGGCGATCATCGAACTCATCAAGGCCAACATCGAGATCCCCTCCGGGGCATTGATTTTCGAGGATCCGCCGATCCACACCGCGCACCGCAAACTGCTGTCGAGGATGTTCACCCCGCGCAAGATCAACGCGCTGGAGCCCAAGATCCGGGAGTTCTGCGCCCGCGCCCTGGACCCGCTGGTCGGTTCCGGACGCTTCGACGTCATCGGTGATTTCGGCGCCGTCATGCCGATGCAGGTGATCAGCGCCCTGCTCGGTATCCCGGAGGAGGATCAGGAGAAGATCCGCGACCACGCCAACGCGCAGATGCGCACCGAGGCGGGCAAGCCGATGAAGGCCGCCGAGGAGGGCCTGGTGGACGGGTCGATCTTCGAGGCCTACATCGACTGGCGCAAGGACAACCCGTCCGACGACATCATGACCGACCTGCTCAACGTCGAGTTCACCGATGAGCACGGCGTCACCCGCAAGCTCACCCGCGAAGAGCTGCTGATCTACATCAACGTGGTGGCCGGTGCCGGTAACGAGACCACCACCCGGCTCATCGGTTGGGCGGCCAAGGTGCTCGCCGAACATCCCGACCAGCGCCGTCAGCTGGTCGGGAACCCCGGGCTGATCCCGCAGGCCGTCGAGGAGCTGCTGCGCTTCGAGCCGCCGGCCCCGCACGTGGCGCGCTACGTCACCCGCGACGTCGAGTACTACGGCCAGACCGTGCCCGAGGGCTCGGTGATGATGATGCTGATCGGCGCCGCAGTCCGCGACAGCCGCCAATTCCCGCCCGACGGTGAGGTTTTCGACATCCATCGCGAACAACGTCAGCACCTGGCGTTCAGCGTCGGCACGCACTTCTGCCTGGGTTCGGCGCTGGCCCGCCTGGAGGGCCGCATCGCACTGGAGGAACTGCTCAAGCGGTTCCCGGAGTGGGACACCGACCTGGACAACGCGGTGTTGTCACCGACCTCGACCGTGCGCGGCTGGGAATCGATGCCGCTCATCGTGTCGTGA